The Candidatus Desulfatibia profunda genome window below encodes:
- a CDS encoding DUF3108 domain-containing protein, with amino-acid sequence MLDQLPRVLLFLSVIAAVFLTAPGFCDNIKTQETDFPFRPGEKLTFVLKWTIIPAGEAVLEVLPLETVNGIESHHFVLTARSNAFVDQFYKVRDRIDAFTDMKMTHSILYKKDQLEGTSRRDVVVEFDWEKSQAQYSDFNTKLEPIDLTPGSFDPLSAFYFVRLVGLKTKLIIKRPVTDGKKCVIGKAAVIKRETIKLASGTYDTFLIEPEIEHIGGVFEKSKDAKIQLWVTADHRRIPVKIKSKVVVGSFTGELVSATGLKE; translated from the coding sequence ATGCTCGATCAATTGCCACGGGTTTTGTTGTTTTTATCCGTGATTGCGGCGGTATTTCTAACTGCCCCCGGGTTTTGCGATAACATCAAAACCCAAGAAACGGATTTTCCTTTTCGTCCTGGTGAAAAGTTGACGTTTGTGCTTAAATGGACGATTATACCGGCCGGCGAGGCCGTTCTGGAAGTACTGCCCTTAGAAACCGTAAACGGGATTGAATCGCACCATTTTGTGCTGACTGCCCGCAGCAATGCATTTGTCGATCAGTTTTATAAAGTCCGGGACAGAATCGACGCTTTTACGGACATGAAGATGACCCACTCGATTCTGTATAAAAAAGATCAACTCGAAGGAACCTCCCGAAGAGATGTTGTGGTGGAATTCGACTGGGAAAAAAGCCAGGCTCAATATTCCGATTTTAATACCAAACTGGAGCCGATCGACCTTACTCCCGGATCGTTTGATCCCTTGTCTGCTTTTTATTTTGTCCGTCTTGTTGGCCTGAAAACAAAGTTGATTATCAAACGGCCGGTAACGGACGGGAAAAAATGCGTGATCGGCAAAGCAGCCGTCATCAAAAGAGAAACCATCAAACTGGCCAGCGGCACTTATGACACTTTTCTCATAGAACCCGAGATCGAACACATCGGCGGTGTCTTTGAGAAAAGCAAAGATGCCAAGATTCAGTTGTGGGTCACTGCTGATCACCGCCGAATTCCCGTTAAAATAAAAAGCAAGGTTGTTGTCGGAAGTTTCACCGGAGAACTGGTGTCGGCCACAGGCCTTAAAGAATAG
- a CDS encoding HD domain-containing protein codes for MRQRARQIVTRFPPPDFYQDHRPATELSQHYFETHPITIALRTFVGGQLEEGFGHGLEHAVKVALDAGALMIIENKHAGQADNFINRRVIVVQCAGLLHDIQRKQENHAIQGAAYAKNILNVYPLDPNEIEDISRAILNHEAFKSTTDMEALEGILVSDCLYDADKFRWGPDNFTDTIWSMVTFSKTPVAKFMELYQQGMDMIAGIKDTFRTTTGKKYGPQFIDLGLAVGKELFQVIDTEFTHLL; via the coding sequence ATGCGCCAACGAGCCCGTCAGATTGTAACCCGCTTTCCACCCCCTGATTTTTATCAAGACCACCGCCCTGCAACAGAATTGTCACAACACTATTTTGAAACCCACCCTATTACCATTGCGTTGCGAACGTTTGTTGGCGGGCAACTGGAAGAAGGTTTTGGACACGGCCTGGAGCATGCTGTCAAGGTGGCATTAGACGCCGGTGCCTTGATGATTATTGAAAATAAACATGCCGGACAAGCTGATAATTTTATCAATCGCCGGGTCATTGTTGTCCAATGCGCCGGCCTTCTCCACGATATCCAGCGAAAACAAGAGAATCATGCCATACAAGGCGCTGCTTATGCCAAGAACATATTGAATGTTTATCCTCTCGACCCGAACGAAATCGAGGATATTTCCCGGGCGATCCTCAACCACGAAGCTTTCAAAAGCACGACAGACATGGAAGCCCTTGAAGGTATTCTGGTTTCTGACTGCCTCTATGATGCCGACAAATTTCGCTGGGGACCTGACAATTTTACCGACACCATCTGGTCCATGGTAACCTTTTCCAAAACTCCTGTCGCGAAGTTTATGGAACTCTATCAACAGGGAATGGATATGATCGCCGGAATCAAAGACACCTTCCGTACGACCACCGGAAAAAAATATGGCCCTCAGTTTATTGATTTAGGGCTTGCCGTCGGCAAAGAATTATTTCAGGTTATCGATACAGAGTTTACCCATTTGCTATGA
- a CDS encoding rhodanese-like domain-containing protein: MPYKDIAKELIVLLSVSLFVAFTVNFFSPKGMALFGDWDTSKGVISAKSKEDVVVHDLEIQDAPAAKQIYDRGNAVFVDARPEKTFREGRIKGAISLPVNQFNARIERFKATYPFSTFIVTYCSGRECDDSHKLAQQLLREGYADISVFIDGYPGWKEAGYPIE; encoded by the coding sequence ATGCCTTATAAAGATATTGCCAAAGAATTAATTGTTCTGCTGAGCGTTTCGCTTTTTGTTGCATTTACGGTCAACTTTTTCTCCCCAAAGGGCATGGCCCTGTTCGGCGACTGGGATACGTCAAAAGGGGTTATTTCTGCAAAATCCAAAGAGGATGTCGTTGTCCATGATCTTGAAATCCAAGATGCTCCTGCAGCCAAACAGATCTATGACCGTGGAAACGCCGTTTTTGTCGATGCTCGTCCTGAGAAAACCTTTAGAGAAGGTCGCATAAAAGGGGCAATATCCCTGCCTGTCAACCAATTCAATGCACGTATTGAAAGATTTAAAGCAACCTATCCATTTTCAACATTCATCGTTACGTATTGCTCGGGTAGAGAATGTGATGACAGCCATAAATTGGCCCAACAACTTTTAAGGGAGGGATATGCCGATATAAGCGTTTTCATAGACGGCTATCCCGGCTGGAAAGAGGCGGGCTATCCGATTGAATAG
- a CDS encoding DoxX family membrane protein — MLNNSRLELAVRWFLGTVFLYASYHKIVSPAHFAKIIYGYYLFPDASINIIAIVLPFLELFAGLALILGIYPRSAALIINGMLLGFIVVLGINLARGQQFDCGCFSVSETGYTYTAGHLLVRDIIFFVLGLQVLFFDNYRRWCLRQSGSLLKNYRPNPNFSRD; from the coding sequence ATGTTGAATAACAGCCGGCTTGAACTGGCTGTTCGCTGGTTCCTTGGCACGGTCTTTTTGTATGCCAGTTATCACAAAATTGTTTCCCCGGCACATTTTGCTAAAATAATATACGGTTACTATCTTTTCCCGGACGCTTCCATCAACATCATCGCCATCGTTTTGCCGTTTTTAGAGCTGTTTGCCGGCCTTGCATTGATCCTCGGCATCTATCCACGATCGGCCGCCTTGATTATCAACGGAATGCTTCTGGGGTTTATTGTTGTTCTTGGCATTAACCTGGCGCGGGGACAGCAATTCGATTGCGGCTGTTTTTCTGTTTCAGAAACCGGGTATACCTATACCGCCGGCCATTTGCTGGTAAGGGACATCATCTTTTTTGTACTGGGCCTGCAAGTCCTTTTTTTTGATAATTATAGACGATGGTGCCTTCGACAAAGCGGCAGTCTTTTAAAAAATTATCGCCCTAACCC